From Sediminibacterium sp. TEGAF015, a single genomic window includes:
- a CDS encoding DUF167 domain-containing protein produces MSESFYTWQGEDLMLNLLVTAGAKMNQIGKVKGNQLKVAIATQPEKGKATAFLIGYLAELFKVPKQSVELVSGEYIPNKKIKIHQPKHIPSFIQKTC; encoded by the coding sequence ATGAGTGAATCATTCTACACATGGCAGGGGGAAGATCTGATGCTCAACTTATTGGTTACGGCTGGCGCTAAAATGAATCAAATTGGAAAAGTAAAAGGAAACCAATTAAAAGTTGCCATTGCAACCCAACCAGAAAAAGGTAAAGCCACGGCATTTTTAATTGGGTATCTGGCTGAATTGTTTAAAGTTCCCAAACAGTCAGTGGAACTTGTCTCCGGAGAATATATTCCTAATAAGAAAATTAAAATTCACCAACCCAAACATATTCCGTCATTTATACAAAAAACATGTTAA
- the manA gene encoding mannose-6-phosphate isomerase, class I, protein MESKERIFKLKGVVQHYAWGGFSFIPELLGMAPDLSKPSAEYWMGAHSSAPSQVSRTDSWQQLNELISANPSDALQHSVVEKFGELPYLFKVLDVKDMLSIQVHPTKENAEIGYDEENKAGIPLNAPHRNYKDRNHKPEVMVALSDFWLLHGFKSKQQLEDTLQNTQELTVLLPLFRKEGIKGLYQFVMEMDQVDVDNLLTPLVKRAIRVKKEGSITKHSPCWWAAKLYEGTGIPEHIDRGIFSIFFFNVVQVNPGEAVFQKAGVPHAYLEGQNIELMANSDNVLRGGLTPKHVDVPELMKHTLFEEVVPQVMKGVSVMPGEINYPCPVPDFGLSKITLDQGMEFHSETFSLEIFIVTEGSIVINQNMVLKKGECAAILAKTKYSLLAPGHATVFKAFVPIC, encoded by the coding sequence ATGGAAAGCAAGGAACGGATTTTTAAATTGAAAGGTGTGGTGCAACATTATGCCTGGGGTGGGTTTAGTTTTATTCCTGAATTATTGGGTATGGCCCCCGACCTTTCCAAACCCTCAGCGGAATACTGGATGGGAGCGCATTCCTCTGCCCCCTCACAGGTTTCCCGGACCGATTCCTGGCAGCAATTGAATGAACTCATCAGTGCCAATCCTTCAGATGCACTACAGCATTCTGTAGTAGAAAAATTTGGAGAATTACCCTACCTTTTTAAAGTGCTGGATGTAAAAGATATGTTATCTATTCAAGTTCATCCTACGAAGGAGAATGCCGAAATAGGATATGACGAAGAAAACAAAGCGGGTATTCCACTGAATGCTCCGCACCGGAATTACAAAGACAGGAATCACAAACCAGAAGTAATGGTGGCTTTAAGTGATTTCTGGTTGTTGCACGGATTTAAAAGCAAGCAGCAGTTGGAAGATACCCTGCAAAATACCCAGGAGTTAACCGTTCTACTCCCCTTATTTAGAAAAGAGGGAATCAAAGGCTTATATCAGTTTGTAATGGAGATGGATCAGGTAGACGTAGATAATCTGCTGACACCGTTGGTTAAACGTGCTATCAGAGTAAAAAAGGAAGGAAGCATTACCAAGCATAGTCCCTGTTGGTGGGCAGCGAAACTGTATGAGGGAACGGGCATTCCTGAACATATTGACCGAGGTATTTTCAGTATTTTCTTTTTTAATGTTGTTCAGGTAAATCCTGGAGAGGCAGTGTTTCAGAAAGCTGGGGTGCCGCACGCATATCTAGAAGGTCAGAATATAGAATTGATGGCCAATAGCGACAATGTTTTAAGAGGAGGACTAACCCCTAAACACGTTGATGTTCCAGAACTAATGAAGCACACATTATTTGAAGAAGTGGTACCACAAGTAATGAAGGGAGTATCCGTTATGCCGGGCGAAATCAATTATCCCTGTCCGGTTCCTGACTTCGGACTTAGTAAAATTACGCTGGATCAGGGGATGGAATTCCATTCAGAAACCTTTTCATTGGAAATATTCATTGTAACAGAAGGTTCTATCGTAATCAATCAAAATATGGTGTTGAAGAAAGGGGAGTGCGCTGCTATCTTAGCTAAAACAAAATATTCTCTGTTGGCACCCGGTCATGCAACTGTTTTCAAAGCATTTGTTCCTATATGCTAA
- a CDS encoding DUF1569 domain-containing protein — MNRLQQLVLELESFVPYAEKINPSVSEANVGWHIDHSLLVINQIVKAMDMSDPEAYQYHFNFKRWIAFTLKKFPRGVAKAPKQVRPVEAFDADKISASIEHTNNSLAVFTTLQPNQFFVHPFFGKLNQKAALKMLTIHTAHHLAIIKDIIKK; from the coding sequence ATGAATCGTTTGCAGCAATTAGTTCTTGAGTTGGAATCATTTGTTCCATATGCAGAAAAAATAAATCCTTCCGTTTCTGAAGCTAATGTTGGTTGGCATATTGATCATTCTTTATTAGTTATCAATCAAATTGTGAAAGCAATGGATATGTCGGATCCGGAGGCGTATCAGTACCATTTTAATTTTAAACGCTGGATAGCATTTACGCTTAAAAAATTTCCTAGAGGGGTAGCTAAAGCTCCCAAACAGGTCAGGCCAGTGGAAGCATTTGATGCTGATAAAATTTCAGCGTCTATTGAACATACAAATAACAGTCTGGCAGTTTTTACTACATTGCAGCCTAATCAGTTTTTTGTGCATCCTTTCTTTGGGAAGCTGAATCAGAAGGCAGCACTAAAAATGCTTACAATACATACGGCACATCATTTGGCCATTATAAAAGATATAATAAAAAAGTAA
- a CDS encoding DUF1684 domain-containing protein yields the protein MSKKLYYRMIGVMAMSFAFLWVSSQPLTEIKGNWRGAFPLYNGEEIPFNFSVQEDSSGKLSVYFLNGKELYYGGKLVKVKDSIQVWINQFDRVMVLGITKDKRWKGIWRRQSGEDAFPIYAEPNNEERFIWDNNTAPANLAGKYDVVFTNDSGKQVKAIGLFTQDKNTGGVTFLRPSGDSRYSYGRVQGNQFKFSLFIGYSPLMFMGSIEPDGSIKGVQQGLKTVQLIRAYKNEQARLPDPSTLTRLKDYTAPIQFSLMNAKGKKISLDDSAYFNKPVILTIGGTWCPNCADEAIFLSDWYKKNKQRGIEIITTQFEIVNNYAYAQKTMTRFKEKFDIEYEQVFGGESNGNSVLQTFPFLSNFTGFPTTLFIRSDRTIQNIHAGFSGPATGAYFQQFKDSFNHHVDALLQKSHADQIEDWKRARVRALKATDGWLNLEGLFWLEEGNNTVGADKKNAIVFPKTKISLQAGYFLRKGDSVWLVPDANTAFTINRKRITRKTLIFSNPGEAAIVSSGSLQFNIIKRSEKIGIRLRDLQSANLTRFKGINYFPTDSSWKIKAQFIKPAFKQNIIIKNALGQENPTELAGKIRFEYKGIFYTLDAISEGDYLLVVMGDNTSGNSTYAAGRFLYIPKTEAEKDDFHIDFNMAYNPPCVFTPFATCPIPPPQNILPFGVMAGEKMYEHH from the coding sequence ATGAGCAAAAAGTTATATTATAGAATGATTGGTGTTATGGCAATGAGCTTTGCTTTTCTATGGGTAAGCAGTCAGCCTTTAACAGAAATAAAAGGCAACTGGAGAGGCGCATTCCCATTATATAACGGAGAAGAAATTCCATTTAATTTTTCAGTTCAGGAAGATAGCTCAGGAAAACTTTCTGTCTATTTCTTAAATGGAAAAGAATTGTATTACGGAGGTAAATTGGTAAAAGTTAAAGATAGTATACAGGTATGGATTAATCAATTCGACAGGGTAATGGTTTTGGGCATTACAAAAGATAAACGCTGGAAAGGAATCTGGAGAAGACAATCCGGAGAGGATGCTTTTCCGATTTACGCAGAACCCAATAACGAAGAAAGGTTTATTTGGGATAATAACACTGCTCCGGCAAACCTTGCAGGAAAATACGATGTAGTATTTACGAATGATTCCGGCAAGCAGGTTAAAGCCATTGGATTATTTACACAGGATAAAAACACCGGCGGTGTTACTTTTTTAAGACCCAGTGGAGATAGCCGTTATTCCTATGGTCGTGTACAAGGTAACCAGTTTAAATTTTCTTTGTTTATCGGATACTCTCCACTCATGTTCATGGGGAGTATAGAACCCGATGGTTCCATCAAGGGGGTTCAACAGGGATTAAAAACAGTACAACTAATCAGGGCTTATAAAAATGAACAAGCCCGCCTACCTGATCCTTCTACATTAACCAGGCTGAAAGATTATACGGCCCCTATTCAATTTAGTTTAATGAATGCGAAGGGCAAAAAAATCAGCCTAGATGACTCCGCCTATTTCAATAAACCGGTAATCCTGACCATAGGTGGTACCTGGTGTCCCAATTGCGCTGACGAAGCTATTTTTTTATCGGACTGGTACAAGAAAAATAAGCAAAGAGGTATTGAAATCATTACTACACAGTTTGAAATAGTAAACAACTATGCCTATGCACAAAAAACCATGACCCGATTCAAAGAAAAATTCGACATTGAATACGAGCAGGTATTCGGTGGAGAATCCAATGGAAATTCTGTTTTACAAACCTTCCCCTTTCTCAGCAATTTCACCGGATTCCCCACTACCCTTTTCATAAGATCAGACAGAACTATACAAAATATTCATGCTGGGTTTTCCGGACCTGCAACAGGTGCATATTTTCAACAATTCAAAGACAGTTTTAATCATCATGTAGATGCCCTTTTACAAAAGTCTCATGCAGATCAGATTGAAGATTGGAAAAGAGCAAGAGTGAGGGCATTAAAAGCAACAGATGGATGGTTAAATTTAGAAGGATTGTTCTGGCTGGAAGAAGGCAACAATACCGTTGGTGCTGACAAAAAAAATGCTATCGTTTTTCCCAAAACCAAAATCAGTCTCCAAGCAGGATACTTTTTAAGAAAGGGTGACTCTGTTTGGCTGGTACCAGATGCAAATACAGCATTTACCATCAATAGAAAAAGGATAACAAGGAAAACCCTAATCTTCAGTAATCCTGGGGAGGCAGCAATTGTGTCAAGCGGTTCATTGCAATTCAATATCATTAAAAGGAGTGAAAAAATCGGCATTCGTTTAAGAGATCTCCAATCAGCAAACCTAACCCGTTTTAAGGGTATCAATTATTTTCCAACAGATAGTAGCTGGAAAATAAAAGCACAGTTTATTAAACCCGCATTTAAACAAAATATTATTATCAAGAACGCTTTAGGACAGGAAAACCCGACAGAGCTGGCAGGAAAAATCCGTTTTGAGTACAAAGGAATTTTTTACACGCTTGATGCTATATCAGAAGGAGATTATTTACTAGTGGTTATGGGGGACAATACTTCAGGAAACAGTACTTATGCAGCAGGAAGATTTTTATACATCCCCAAAACAGAAGCAGAAAAAGATGATTTTCATATAGACTTTAATATGGCGTATAATCCTCCTTGTGTATTTACCCCATTTGCTACCTGCCCCATCCCACCTCCGCAGAACATACTACCGTTTGGCGTTATGGCAGGTGAGAAAATGTATGAACACCATTAA
- a CDS encoding NAD(P)-dependent alcohol dehydrogenase, whose protein sequence is MIQAKGYGATSKDSEIVPLEFNRKSLGESDVLIDILYCGICHSDIHTARGEWGAAIYPVVPGHEIVGKVMQVGASVTKFKVGDIAGVGVFVDSCRTCNPCKKGMEQYCEEGMVPTYNGYYRDKLTLTYGGYSNCYVIDEKYTLHIPQKENLAGVAPLLCAGITTYSPLKFAGVGKGHKVAVLGLGGLGHMAVKFAASFGAEVTMLSTSPSKEADAKKLGAHHFALSTDPAQMKALKGKFDFILNTVAAKHDMNKFLDLLTLDGKMLIVGIPPEESAYNAAKLISKRRSIIGSMIGGIAETQEMLDYCAAHNIYSDIELISAQDINKAYERVINSDVKYRFVIDMKTL, encoded by the coding sequence ATGATACAAGCAAAAGGGTATGGTGCAACAAGCAAAGACAGTGAAATTGTGCCGTTGGAATTCAACAGAAAATCTTTAGGAGAGTCAGATGTTTTAATTGACATTTTATACTGCGGTATTTGTCATTCAGATATTCACACGGCAAGAGGCGAATGGGGCGCAGCTATTTACCCGGTAGTACCCGGGCATGAAATTGTAGGGAAAGTAATGCAGGTGGGAGCATCTGTTACGAAATTTAAAGTAGGGGATATAGCCGGTGTTGGCGTATTTGTAGATTCCTGTAGAACCTGCAATCCATGTAAAAAAGGTATGGAACAATATTGTGAAGAAGGAATGGTTCCTACTTATAATGGATATTACCGCGACAAGCTAACCCTTACTTACGGAGGATATTCCAATTGCTATGTGATTGATGAAAAATATACTTTGCACATTCCTCAAAAGGAGAATCTTGCCGGGGTAGCTCCGTTATTGTGTGCCGGTATTACTACGTATTCTCCTTTGAAATTTGCTGGAGTTGGTAAGGGACATAAAGTTGCCGTGCTGGGTTTAGGTGGTTTGGGACATATGGCTGTTAAGTTTGCAGCTTCATTTGGCGCAGAAGTTACGATGTTGAGCACATCTCCTTCCAAAGAAGCAGATGCCAAAAAATTAGGCGCGCATCATTTTGCATTATCAACGGATCCTGCACAAATGAAAGCCTTAAAAGGCAAGTTTGATTTTATCCTCAATACTGTAGCAGCAAAACATGATATGAATAAATTTCTAGATCTGCTTACACTGGATGGTAAAATGTTAATAGTTGGTATCCCCCCAGAGGAATCTGCGTACAATGCCGCTAAATTAATTTCTAAAAGAAGAAGTATTATTGGGTCTATGATTGGTGGAATTGCAGAAACACAGGAAATGCTGGACTATTGTGCAGCACATAATATTTATTCGGACATAGAACTAATTAGTGCACAGGACATTAATAAAGCATATGAACGTGTTATTAATTCAGATGTGAAGTACCGCTTTGTAATTGATATGAAAACCCTTTAG
- a CDS encoding DUF4294 domain-containing protein → MGTKFLYIVLLLCGICFTGLIKAQDKGVHDTIRVYAYITPEGDTIGESWLPNVEVIGRLNAAGRKYWAEWTRLRNAVYVTYPYAKAASRIINEINLQLVNVSDKQLRRKIIRSREKEMKKQFTDQLTKLSVYQGRVLMKLINRETGNNCYEIIEEYKGFMTAAFWQTVAFVFGSNLKQPYDPGTKDAEMEKIVRDVARMYGYPG, encoded by the coding sequence ATGGGCACTAAATTTCTCTATATCGTTTTGCTGCTTTGTGGCATTTGCTTTACCGGACTTATAAAGGCCCAGGACAAAGGCGTTCACGATACAATAAGAGTTTACGCTTATATTACCCCGGAAGGAGACACAATTGGCGAGTCATGGCTTCCTAATGTAGAAGTGATTGGCAGGTTAAATGCTGCAGGTAGAAAGTATTGGGCAGAATGGACTCGTTTGCGCAATGCTGTTTATGTTACTTATCCATATGCAAAAGCTGCTTCAAGAATAATTAATGAAATCAATCTGCAATTGGTGAATGTATCTGATAAACAGTTGCGCAGAAAAATAATTCGTTCCAGAGAAAAGGAAATGAAAAAACAATTTACGGATCAGTTAACTAAACTTTCTGTTTATCAGGGAAGGGTACTCATGAAATTAATCAACCGCGAAACTGGTAATAACTGTTATGAAATTATTGAGGAGTACAAGGGTTTTATGACAGCTGCTTTCTGGCAAACAGTTGCTTTCGTCTTTGGCAGTAATTTGAAACAGCCCTATGATCCTGGAACGAAAGATGCAGAGATGGAAAAAATTGTTAGAGATGTAGCTCGAATGTATGGCTATCCTGGTTGA
- a CDS encoding RidA family protein, giving the protein MKKILILISLFVSVQVVAQTPEEKLSAAGIVIPTVSTPVANYVNAVRTGNLVFLSGKGPSDSQGKYITGKLGADLSIEQGYAAARLTAINQLAVLKKELGDLSKIKRIVKVLGLVNSASDFYDQPKVMNGFSDLMVLALGEKGKHARSAIGTNTLPFNMAVEVELIVEVTD; this is encoded by the coding sequence ATGAAAAAAATTCTCATCCTGATAAGCCTATTCGTAAGTGTGCAGGTAGTAGCACAAACCCCGGAAGAAAAACTATCAGCAGCTGGTATAGTAATCCCAACGGTATCTACACCTGTTGCCAATTATGTGAATGCAGTAAGGACAGGGAATCTGGTTTTTCTGTCAGGAAAAGGACCATCAGATTCGCAGGGTAAATACATAACAGGCAAACTTGGAGCTGACTTAAGTATAGAGCAAGGATATGCTGCTGCCAGATTAACCGCAATCAATCAGTTAGCGGTGTTAAAAAAAGAATTGGGGGACCTGAGTAAAATCAAAAGAATCGTAAAGGTACTTGGGTTGGTAAACAGCGCTTCCGACTTTTATGATCAACCTAAAGTCATGAACGGATTTTCAGATTTAATGGTATTGGCTTTAGGCGAAAAAGGGAAGCATGCCCGTTCCGCAATAGGAACCAACACCCTTCCCTTTAATATGGCTGTTGAAGTTGAACTGATTGTTGAAGTAACCGACTAA
- a CDS encoding glycoside hydrolase family 26 protein: MRLLIFIFLLISCTKAMFAQEFHTANKKATSQTVKLYNNLFRILPQGILFGHQDDLAYGLGWEYIQDKSCVQDAVGEYPAMYGWELGDLELDAIHNLDSVPFQKMKAFIQEGYKRGGVITISWHANNPVTGKNAWDISGNAVSAIIPGGHMHEKYKSWLDKIAGFLMDVKTQGGEFIPVIFRPFHELTGNWFWWCQNVCTPEEYKSLWKFTFDYLTNIKQLNHLLWAYNPEKFESEAQFLQYYPGDEYVDIMSFDFYQYGDPSNNTDFETTLDKRLLILTKLSKERKKLPALAETGFMNIPYPEWFTKKLMKGIGNHAISYVHLWRDGGLVNGTGQYRFAPSQDHFIPVGRDPAFMDFYKLYISDKFIFGNKVQQLNLYK; encoded by the coding sequence ATGCGTTTGCTGATTTTCATTTTCCTTCTTATTAGTTGCACTAAAGCTATGTTTGCTCAGGAATTCCACACAGCCAATAAAAAAGCCACTTCGCAGACTGTAAAACTGTATAACAACTTATTCCGGATTTTGCCACAGGGAATTCTTTTTGGACACCAGGATGATCTGGCATATGGCCTGGGCTGGGAATATATACAAGATAAAAGCTGTGTGCAGGATGCTGTTGGCGAATATCCAGCCATGTATGGCTGGGAGCTGGGCGATCTGGAGTTGGATGCTATTCACAATCTGGATAGTGTACCATTTCAAAAAATGAAGGCATTTATACAAGAAGGGTATAAGCGTGGCGGGGTGATTACAATTAGCTGGCACGCAAATAATCCCGTAACAGGGAAAAATGCCTGGGATATTTCCGGCAATGCAGTTTCTGCCATTATTCCGGGCGGTCATATGCATGAAAAATACAAAAGCTGGTTAGATAAGATAGCCGGTTTTCTAATGGATGTAAAAACTCAAGGAGGAGAGTTTATACCTGTTATTTTCAGACCATTTCATGAACTGACAGGAAACTGGTTCTGGTGGTGTCAAAATGTTTGTACTCCTGAGGAATATAAGTCGCTTTGGAAATTCACTTTTGATTATTTAACCAATATCAAGCAGCTTAATCATTTATTGTGGGCTTATAATCCCGAGAAATTTGAAAGTGAAGCCCAGTTTTTACAATACTATCCGGGCGATGAATATGTAGACATAATGAGTTTTGATTTTTATCAATATGGTGATCCCTCTAATAACACTGATTTTGAAACAACCCTTGACAAGCGATTGTTGATTCTTACCAAACTATCCAAAGAAAGAAAAAAACTGCCTGCATTGGCTGAAACAGGATTTATGAATATCCCTTATCCTGAATGGTTTACCAAAAAACTCATGAAGGGGATTGGGAATCATGCCATTTCATATGTTCATCTCTGGAGAGACGGAGGATTGGTAAATGGCACAGGACAATATCGATTTGCGCCTTCTCAGGATCATTTTATTCCAGTGGGCAGAGACCCTGCTTTTATGGATTTTTACAAATTGTATATTTCAGATAAGTTCATTTTCGGCAATAAAGTTCAGCAACTAAACTTGTACAAATGA
- a CDS encoding ATP-dependent Clp protease adaptor ClpS — protein sequence MSNLYSSNNPQIWESPDTDTDTLTTDQYSLIVWNDEVNTFDWVIETLMEICGHTLEQAEQCAMFIHYKGKYAVKKGDYDTLKPMCNSITERGIGATVELNA from the coding sequence ATGTCGAATCTTTATTCCTCCAATAATCCGCAAATCTGGGAATCCCCAGACACTGATACCGACACGCTCACTACTGATCAGTATAGTTTGATTGTCTGGAACGATGAAGTCAATACGTTTGACTGGGTAATTGAAACGTTGATGGAAATATGTGGACACACGCTTGAACAAGCAGAGCAGTGTGCCATGTTTATTCATTATAAAGGCAAGTATGCAGTTAAAAAGGGAGATTACGACACATTAAAACCAATGTGTAATAGTATTACAGAAAGAGGGATTGGCGCTACAGTAGAACTAAACGCCTGA
- a CDS encoding DUF6580 family putative transport protein: MKLNRQFIFSLVLMVLASAIYRVFPNRPMGFAPQMAIAIFAGSLFVKHKKLAFLMPLLSMFISDSLYQILYINELSSISGFYAGQWKNYLLIIGLTSFGFLVNQNKIASILGASLAAPTVYFILSNGLVWLGGGGWHRPKTLEGLMMTYADGLPFYPNSIYSTLFFSAVFFISWMLIKKANTVKLA; this comes from the coding sequence ATGAAACTGAACAGACAATTTATATTTTCTTTAGTATTGATGGTTTTAGCATCTGCTATTTACCGTGTATTCCCTAACAGACCAATGGGCTTTGCCCCACAGATGGCTATCGCAATTTTTGCTGGTTCTTTGTTTGTGAAGCATAAAAAACTGGCTTTTCTTATGCCATTGTTGTCAATGTTTATTTCAGACAGTCTGTATCAGATATTATACATCAATGAACTTAGTTCTATCTCCGGATTTTATGCGGGTCAGTGGAAAAACTATCTTTTAATTATTGGACTAACCAGCTTCGGATTCCTGGTGAATCAAAATAAAATAGCTTCTATTTTGGGTGCATCTTTGGCGGCACCAACTGTATATTTTATCCTTTCCAACGGATTGGTTTGGTTAGGTGGTGGCGGATGGCACAGACCTAAAACTTTGGAAGGTTTGATGATGACTTATGCAGATGGTCTTCCTTTTTATCCCAATAGCATTTATTCAACGCTGTTTTTCAGCGCGGTATTTTTTATCAGCTGGATGTTGATTAAAAAAGCGAATACAGTTAAGTTAGCTTAA
- a CDS encoding DMT family protein, with protein sequence MVKTIALLLLSNIFMTYAWYGHLKDQQIPIWKAIVVSWLIAFFEYCLMVPANRIGYNNGMNGFQLKITQEVITLVVFSFFAVLYLKEPFQSKYLISFLFILGAVYFAFKK encoded by the coding sequence ATGGTTAAGACTATCGCTTTGTTATTGTTATCTAACATTTTCATGACATATGCCTGGTATGGACACTTAAAAGACCAGCAGATACCTATATGGAAAGCAATAGTAGTCAGTTGGTTGATTGCTTTTTTTGAATATTGTTTGATGGTGCCCGCCAATAGAATTGGTTATAACAATGGTATGAATGGCTTTCAGCTGAAAATTACCCAGGAGGTTATTACGCTTGTTGTGTTCAGTTTTTTTGCGGTTTTGTATTTGAAAGAACCATTTCAAAGCAAATACCTGATTAGTTTTCTGTTTATTCTGGGGGCAGTTTATTTTGCATTTAAAAAATAA
- the aat gene encoding leucyl/phenylalanyl-tRNA--protein transferase, producing MHILSSKLVFPPVDDALEDGLLAIGGDLSTERLKLAYQEGIFPWYEGNTPLWWSPDPRFVLFPEKLYVSKSMKQVIKKEEFSFSINTCFSEVIHYCKVNNRPGQSGTWITDEVEAAYCKLHKEGLAISAEARKNGVLVGGLYGIRMGKLFFGESMFSHVSNASKFAFIQLVNQLIRENVVLIDCQVYTEHLASLGAEMISRKEFKRYLQNYLQPG from the coding sequence ATGCATATTCTTTCCTCCAAACTAGTATTCCCACCTGTTGATGATGCATTGGAGGATGGCTTATTGGCTATTGGTGGAGATTTATCAACTGAAAGGTTAAAACTGGCCTATCAGGAAGGTATCTTTCCCTGGTATGAAGGCAATACCCCATTATGGTGGAGTCCCGATCCCAGATTCGTATTATTTCCTGAAAAATTATACGTCAGCAAAAGCATGAAGCAAGTAATCAAAAAAGAGGAATTTAGTTTCTCAATAAATACCTGTTTTTCAGAAGTGATTCATTATTGCAAAGTGAATAATAGACCAGGGCAATCGGGAACATGGATAACAGATGAAGTTGAAGCAGCCTATTGTAAATTACATAAGGAAGGATTGGCTATTTCTGCTGAAGCCCGTAAAAACGGTGTACTGGTTGGAGGATTATATGGAATAAGAATGGGCAAATTGTTTTTTGGTGAAAGCATGTTCAGTCATGTTTCCAATGCTAGCAAATTTGCTTTTATTCAACTAGTGAATCAACTGATAAGAGAAAATGTTGTTTTAATTGACTGTCAGGTGTATACTGAACACTTAGCAAGTCTGGGTGCAGAAATGATATCGAGAAAAGAATTCAAAAGATATTTACAAAACTATCTTCAACCAGGATAG
- a CDS encoding YraN family protein, whose protein sequence is MEKNHLALGKQGEEIAASHLITKGFMLLERNWRFKRLEIDIIATKNQQLFFIEVKSRGSLQFGFPEENILKKKMKRVRIAATHYHYLHPSYKRIQFDVIAVCFSGSICLNITHFEDVYG, encoded by the coding sequence ATGGAAAAGAATCACCTGGCATTAGGCAAACAGGGAGAAGAAATAGCTGCATCGCATTTGATTACAAAGGGCTTTATGCTGCTCGAACGCAATTGGCGTTTCAAGAGACTTGAAATAGATATTATAGCCACAAAGAACCAGCAACTCTTCTTTATAGAAGTCAAATCAAGGGGGTCTCTCCAATTTGGTTTTCCTGAAGAAAATATTCTGAAAAAAAAGATGAAAAGAGTAAGAATTGCCGCTACACACTATCATTACCTGCATCCTTCCTACAAAAGAATTCAGTTTGACGTGATTGCTGTCTGTTTCTCAGGTTCGATTTGTTTGAATATTACACATTTTGAGGATGTATACGGATAA
- a CDS encoding YciI family protein — MRCILFLIGTWLSLSLTAQSSVFDESLAKKLGADDYGMKQYMLVILKTGNNTTQDKKFIDSCFSGHMSNMNLMVKADKLVVAGPIGKNEKMYRGIFILNVATKNEAEKLLKTDPAVNAGLLDAEYFPWYGSAALATYLPNVEKVTKKNF, encoded by the coding sequence ATGAGATGCATTTTATTTTTAATCGGGACTTGGCTTTCGTTAAGTTTAACAGCTCAATCTTCTGTTTTTGATGAATCTTTAGCTAAGAAACTGGGAGCAGATGACTATGGAATGAAGCAGTATATGCTTGTAATATTAAAAACCGGAAACAATACAACGCAGGATAAAAAATTTATTGATAGCTGTTTTTCCGGGCATATGAGCAATATGAATCTAATGGTAAAGGCAGATAAATTAGTAGTTGCAGGGCCTATAGGTAAAAATGAAAAAATGTACCGGGGTATCTTTATTCTAAACGTTGCCACTAAAAATGAAGCTGAAAAACTATTGAAAACAGATCCTGCTGTAAACGCCGGATTATTGGATGCTGAATATTTTCCCTGGTATGGGTCTGCAGCATTAGCAACCTATTTACCCAACGTTGAAAAAGTAACAAAGAAAAATTTTTAG